A window of the Schlesneria paludicola DSM 18645 genome harbors these coding sequences:
- a CDS encoding ABC transporter ATP-binding protein, which produces MIELKNVTKLYGKVIGVNDFTLTLEPGAYGLLGPNGSGKSTLLNLITGQLSPTLGSVRVDGHSPRNNSQLFKRLGYCPGGEGMYADVTGFDWVKYLQQLQGMTSRQAGSTAKTALGMVGMHSSMYRPISTYSRGMRQRTKLAQAIAHDPEFLILDEPFNGLDPIGRHELTIVLKNWIGRGKSLLFASHVLHEIESITQSFLLICGGRLLAAGTADDVHAMMVGIPSEIVMRCSNPHQLGARMVRERSVDSVRVTGDTLIIATQRPIPLYEQLASWLVEEQLDVFEMRSADESLQALFNSLMKMHRGEL; this is translated from the coding sequence ATGATTGAACTCAAGAATGTGACAAAGTTGTACGGAAAGGTGATCGGCGTCAATGATTTTACATTGACGCTTGAGCCGGGGGCGTACGGATTGCTCGGTCCCAACGGATCGGGGAAATCGACGTTACTGAATCTGATTACCGGGCAACTGTCGCCGACGCTGGGTAGCGTCCGTGTCGATGGTCATTCGCCACGCAACAATTCCCAACTCTTCAAACGACTGGGATACTGCCCCGGCGGCGAAGGGATGTATGCCGATGTGACCGGATTCGACTGGGTGAAATATCTGCAGCAACTGCAGGGCATGACGTCACGTCAGGCTGGATCGACCGCGAAGACGGCGCTCGGGATGGTCGGTATGCACAGTTCGATGTATCGCCCCATTTCGACCTATTCACGCGGAATGCGTCAGAGAACCAAGCTGGCTCAGGCGATTGCGCATGATCCCGAGTTTCTGATTCTGGACGAACCGTTCAATGGACTGGACCCGATCGGTCGCCACGAACTGACCATTGTTCTTAAAAACTGGATTGGCCGCGGGAAAAGTCTGTTGTTTGCGAGCCATGTGTTACACGAGATCGAGTCGATCACGCAGTCATTCTTGCTGATTTGTGGTGGACGGTTATTGGCCGCGGGTACGGCCGATGACGTGCACGCGATGATGGTCGGAATCCCGAGTGAGATCGTCATGCGCTGTTCAAACCCACATCAATTGGGGGCCAGAATGGTTCGCGAGCGATCAGTGGACTCAGTTCGTGTCACGGGAGATACGTTGATCATCGCAACGCAGCGGCCGATTCCGCTCTATGAGCAGTTGGCGTCATGGCTCGTCGAAGAGCAACTGGACGTCTTTGAAATGCGGTCGGCAGATGAGTCACTGCAGGCCTTGTTCAATTCCCTGATGAAGATGCATCGAGGGGAATTATAA
- a CDS encoding ABC transporter permease, whose amino-acid sequence MNDVSPSVLRSGQLDDGARRLKGQGIHNLGYRGWSGQLASGWTRWLVIALVVIRRSWQNTWLKRILFFAWLPTLWFGTGLFLWEQASNYPEWRAIVVPLTRGLPRTPVMEELIAALRIDDMAGQRHLAWGWLLKSFFRYPQAFLMVLMVGLIAPPLISQDIRSRAFLIYFSRPLTRTEYVIGKLAGLWAYLAMISAIPALVLYVMGILLSPSLDVIAATWDFPLRIAAASFVLMLPTSALALGLSSLTQESRIAGFAWFAVWILGWFTYSAVTSAQSFNSQSRFHDRNQIVEPVESAWTHLSLYHTLGRVQNWVFGFSDLSDVVWSIVILVVLTTGSLVILFRRISAPMRV is encoded by the coding sequence ATGAATGACGTCTCTCCGTCGGTGTTACGATCGGGACAACTCGACGACGGTGCCCGTCGCCTGAAAGGGCAGGGCATTCACAATCTTGGATATCGCGGTTGGTCGGGGCAGTTGGCATCAGGATGGACGCGCTGGCTGGTCATTGCACTCGTGGTGATCCGCCGCTCTTGGCAGAACACCTGGCTAAAACGGATTCTGTTTTTTGCGTGGCTGCCCACGCTTTGGTTTGGGACGGGACTGTTCTTGTGGGAGCAGGCGTCGAACTATCCCGAGTGGCGCGCGATCGTCGTGCCGCTGACGCGCGGACTGCCGCGGACGCCAGTCATGGAAGAGTTGATTGCTGCGCTGCGCATTGACGACATGGCTGGCCAGCGGCATTTGGCATGGGGCTGGCTGCTGAAGTCGTTTTTTCGTTACCCTCAAGCATTTCTAATGGTGTTAATGGTTGGCTTGATTGCGCCGCCGCTCATTTCGCAGGACATCCGATCTCGTGCATTCCTAATCTACTTTTCGCGTCCGTTGACGCGTACTGAATATGTCATCGGCAAATTGGCGGGACTGTGGGCGTATTTAGCAATGATTTCTGCGATTCCGGCTCTTGTGCTGTATGTCATGGGAATCTTACTGTCGCCCAGTCTGGATGTTATCGCGGCGACATGGGACTTTCCTCTTCGAATCGCCGCGGCGTCGTTCGTGCTCATGCTGCCGACGTCGGCGCTCGCCCTGGGGCTGTCTTCGCTGACGCAAGAGAGTCGGATTGCGGGGTTTGCCTGGTTTGCCGTCTGGATTCTTGGCTGGTTTACGTACAGCGCCGTGACTTCGGCACAGTCGTTTAATTCACAGAGTCGGTTTCACGATCGGAATCAGATTGTGGAACCGGTGGAATCGGCGTGGACGCACTTGTCTCTCTATCACACACTCGGCCGTGTCCAGAATTGGGTCTTCGGGTTCTCGGATCTGTCTGACGTTGTCTGGTCAATCGTGATTCTGGTTGTGCTCACGACGGGATCGCTGGTGATTCTGTTCCGTCGAATCTCGGCTCCAATGCGTGTTTAG
- a CDS encoding ABC transporter ATP-binding protein codes for MTNLIELVDVTKDYGRFRALDHVSLQIRSGVTGLLGPNGAGKSTLIKVLLGLVRMTSGRGRLLEFELGRQSREIREQVGYMPEDDCYLHGMTGVESVQFVAQLAKFPAVEGLRRAHEILDFCGVAQERYRTVETYSTGMRQKLRFAQALVHDPPVLILDEPTSGLDPEERQAMLNRIRVMAREHHKAVLLCTHILPDVQSISDSVVILARGRVQVAEDLAELSRPSSPSLHVRLLGSSESFVAHLHSHGIPVEVLSTGIIALKGPPDELARLVWLAAEKCHVSIRSLTPARNSLEEIFVNAVREEALDE; via the coding sequence ATGACCAACCTGATTGAACTCGTTGACGTCACCAAAGATTACGGTCGATTCCGGGCGCTGGATCACGTTTCGCTTCAGATTCGATCGGGCGTGACGGGATTGCTGGGGCCCAACGGAGCGGGCAAATCGACGTTGATTAAGGTCTTGTTGGGACTCGTTCGAATGACCAGTGGACGGGGACGTCTTTTGGAGTTCGAGTTGGGGCGACAATCGCGTGAAATTCGCGAACAAGTCGGCTACATGCCCGAAGACGATTGCTATCTGCATGGAATGACAGGAGTGGAGTCTGTCCAATTTGTGGCCCAACTTGCGAAATTTCCCGCCGTCGAGGGGCTTCGCCGCGCGCACGAAATCCTGGACTTCTGCGGTGTGGCTCAAGAGCGTTACCGGACGGTTGAAACCTATTCGACGGGGATGCGGCAAAAGCTTCGATTTGCACAAGCACTCGTACACGATCCCCCCGTTCTGATTCTGGACGAACCGACGTCCGGTTTAGATCCTGAAGAGCGTCAGGCGATGTTGAATCGAATTCGTGTGATGGCGCGGGAGCATCATAAAGCGGTACTGCTTTGCACTCACATTCTGCCGGACGTGCAATCGATCAGCGATTCCGTGGTGATTCTCGCACGCGGCCGCGTTCAAGTCGCGGAAGATCTTGCGGAATTGAGTCGTCCCTCGTCACCGTCGCTGCACGTCCGGTTGCTTGGTTCGTCCGAGTCATTCGTCGCGCATTTGCACAGTCATGGAATTCCCGTCGAAGTGTTGTCGACCGGGATCATCGCCTTGAAGGGGCCACCCGACGAATTGGCTCGACTCGTTTGGCTCGCCGCGGAAAAATGCCATGTGAGTATTCGATCGCTAACACCCGCTCGCAATTCTCTCGAAGAGATTTTTGTGAACGCCGTCCGTGAGGAGGCTCTCGATGAATGA
- a CDS encoding cation:proton antiporter domain-containing protein, with amino-acid sequence MLSTTETQANSGVHRESALQFVVYLLLLAGAVGSFLLIQHFGQTLSAPDAVDAEAAPKVGKAPGVDVVLHVLATLAAIIAVGNLFAWGFRKIGQPAVIGEVVAGIALGPSLLGSISPELLHVLIPGPNVDPQGMVLSSLKTIAQLGVILYMFIVGLELNTHKVGRHARAAIAVSHASIVVPFVLGAVLSLWLYPRLSTSNVPFTSFALFLGVAMSITAFPVLARILTDQRLERTDLGVVALSCAATDDVTAWCLLAFVVGVAQSQISSAVMVAIWTFVFIAAMFFVVRPLAIKWINWAEPRGYDRQATPILFIALLCSSLVTEAIGIHAVFGAFLLGAVIPHDSRVAQELSRKLIDVVTTLLLPAFFAVTGMNTRIGLVSGMESWLICGAIILVATMGKCGGTIAASRFVGLDWSMSTALGVLMNTRGLMELIVLNIGLSLGVISPKLFAMMVIMAVVTTVATAPILKLLIKRIQPELAA; translated from the coding sequence ATGCTTTCGACAACTGAAACCCAAGCCAATTCTGGGGTGCATCGCGAATCCGCGCTGCAATTTGTGGTTTACTTGCTGCTGCTTGCGGGCGCGGTGGGTTCATTTCTCTTGATTCAGCACTTTGGACAAACATTGTCTGCACCGGACGCTGTCGACGCCGAAGCCGCTCCCAAAGTGGGAAAGGCCCCTGGGGTCGATGTGGTGTTGCACGTGCTGGCCACGCTTGCCGCCATCATCGCGGTCGGAAACCTTTTCGCCTGGGGATTTCGAAAAATTGGGCAGCCGGCCGTGATTGGCGAGGTTGTCGCAGGAATCGCGTTGGGGCCCTCGTTATTGGGATCGATTTCACCCGAACTGCTGCACGTCCTGATCCCCGGCCCGAACGTCGATCCCCAGGGAATGGTACTTTCCTCGCTGAAGACAATCGCGCAGCTTGGCGTGATCCTTTACATGTTTATCGTGGGGTTGGAACTGAACACCCACAAAGTGGGGCGTCACGCTCGTGCGGCCATCGCCGTCTCGCACGCGAGCATCGTGGTACCATTCGTCCTGGGTGCCGTCTTGTCACTTTGGCTGTATCCGAGGTTGTCAACGAGCAACGTGCCGTTCACAAGTTTTGCGCTATTCCTGGGTGTGGCCATGTCCATCACCGCGTTTCCGGTGCTCGCCCGCATTCTGACAGATCAACGCCTGGAACGCACGGATTTGGGCGTTGTGGCATTGAGCTGCGCAGCGACCGACGATGTAACCGCATGGTGCCTGCTGGCATTTGTCGTCGGCGTGGCACAATCGCAAATCAGTAGCGCGGTCATGGTCGCCATCTGGACGTTTGTCTTCATCGCTGCCATGTTTTTCGTGGTTCGGCCGCTGGCGATCAAGTGGATCAACTGGGCCGAACCGCGCGGCTATGATCGTCAGGCGACACCGATCTTGTTTATCGCGTTGCTTTGCTCGTCTCTTGTCACAGAAGCCATCGGCATCCATGCCGTCTTCGGTGCGTTTCTGTTAGGAGCCGTCATCCCGCACGATTCGCGTGTCGCTCAAGAATTGAGCCGCAAACTGATCGATGTGGTGACAACACTGCTGCTGCCCGCATTTTTTGCCGTGACGGGAATGAACACTCGCATCGGTCTGGTGAGCGGCATGGAAAGTTGGCTGATCTGTGGGGCCATCATCCTGGTTGCGACGATGGGCAAATGTGGCGGCACGATCGCGGCATCACGCTTCGTGGGACTCGACTGGTCGATGTCGACCGCGCTGGGAGTGCTCATGAACACGCGTGGGCTGATGGAACTGATCGTGTTGAACATCGGCCTGTCGCTGGGCGTGATCTCGCCGAAGCTGTTCGCGATGATGGTCATCATGGCCGTCGTCACCACCGTAGCAACCGCACCGATCTTGAAACTGCTGATAAAGCGTATTCAGCCCGAACTCGCGGCCTGA
- a CDS encoding trans-sulfuration enzyme family protein — protein sequence MQFETRCVHTGVDKDGTFNSATTPIYPSSTFRWDDLQTHRGFDYTRSGNPTRRALEENLTALEGGIDSRATCTGMSAITATMHLFQPGDQIIAGHDIYGGTYRLFDSLFRQMGIDFVFVRMSDPENVRKAMTPKTKCVWIETPSNPLLNIVDMAAICKIAKAGGAITIADNTFLSPYLQRPFEHGVDIVVHSTTKYLNGHSDVVGGCVVTNKKEHADRISYVVNALGLACSPFDAWLVLRGVKTLGPRMEAHQRGAMALAKFLDSHDRVSHVYYPGLPDHPQHDLAKRQQSGFGAMLSFELKGGRPAVEKLLKKLTLFQLAESLGGVESLIEYPDSMSHASMNEAARREAGITDSTLRVSVGIEHPDDLVADFGKALAE from the coding sequence ATGCAGTTCGAGACTCGGTGTGTGCATACTGGCGTCGACAAAGACGGGACGTTCAACAGTGCCACAACACCCATTTATCCTTCGTCGACGTTTCGCTGGGATGATCTCCAGACCCACCGCGGATTCGACTACACGCGCAGCGGCAATCCCACGCGACGTGCTCTCGAAGAAAATTTAACCGCGCTCGAAGGGGGAATCGATTCTCGGGCGACCTGCACCGGGATGTCGGCGATCACCGCCACGATGCATCTATTCCAGCCTGGCGATCAGATCATTGCCGGTCACGACATCTACGGCGGTACCTATCGCCTGTTCGATTCCCTGTTTCGCCAGATGGGAATCGATTTCGTTTTCGTGCGGATGAGCGATCCGGAAAACGTCCGGAAAGCCATGACGCCGAAAACCAAGTGTGTCTGGATCGAAACGCCCAGCAATCCCTTGCTGAATATCGTTGATATGGCCGCAATTTGCAAAATTGCGAAGGCCGGTGGGGCCATTACGATTGCCGACAACACGTTCTTGTCTCCCTATTTGCAGCGGCCGTTCGAGCATGGCGTCGATATCGTTGTGCACTCGACGACGAAGTATTTGAACGGACATTCGGACGTTGTCGGCGGTTGCGTGGTCACGAATAAGAAGGAACATGCGGACCGCATCAGCTATGTCGTGAATGCGTTGGGGCTGGCTTGTTCACCGTTTGATGCCTGGCTGGTTCTGCGCGGCGTCAAGACGTTGGGCCCGCGAATGGAAGCTCATCAACGAGGCGCCATGGCGCTGGCGAAGTTCCTGGATTCACATGATCGCGTTAGCCACGTGTACTATCCAGGTTTGCCCGATCATCCACAGCATGATTTGGCCAAGCGTCAGCAATCTGGATTTGGTGCGATGCTGAGTTTTGAGCTGAAAGGCGGCCGTCCCGCAGTGGAAAAGCTTCTCAAGAAATTGACATTGTTCCAACTGGCCGAATCGCTGGGCGGCGTTGAATCGCTGATTGAATATCCTGATAGCATGAGCCACGCTTCGATGAATGAAGCCGCTCGACGCGAAGCCGGTATTACCGATTCGACCTTGCGGGTCTCGGTCGGAATTGAGCATCCGGATGATCTGGTTGCTGACTTCGGCAAGGCACTCGCAGAGTAG
- a CDS encoding sugar phosphate isomerase/epimerase family protein translates to MQHCLFSVSYAGFWGQASLDLPQFIRRAAQLGYSNVMLAGKRPQLSILDTDERQLELLVETLDNAGVACPVIAAYIDLGHAGAVEVPFLEMQIAYVESLCRIGARLGANVVRVFTAYESDQLPFQGLWQRTVTAIQEMADRAQSFGVTIAVQNHHDLAVHTTALLELLQDIDRSNCRLGFDAWSPALRGEDLYEAARIAAPHTVITTNADYVRLPRFRYCPAHVNYQPAAPEYMRAVPFGAGCIDYARFFRGLHDGGFNGVASYEMCSPLRGGGSLENLDECARQYLRWMNEHKLD, encoded by the coding sequence ATGCAGCACTGTCTTTTTTCCGTCAGCTATGCCGGATTCTGGGGGCAGGCGTCGCTGGATCTGCCTCAGTTCATCCGTCGGGCCGCTCAGTTGGGGTATTCCAACGTCATGCTGGCAGGAAAACGGCCACAGCTTTCAATCTTGGACACGGATGAGCGCCAACTGGAACTGCTTGTGGAGACTCTCGACAACGCAGGCGTTGCCTGTCCCGTTATCGCGGCGTACATCGATCTTGGGCACGCGGGCGCCGTCGAAGTGCCATTTCTCGAAATGCAGATTGCCTACGTCGAATCGCTTTGCCGAATCGGGGCAAGGCTGGGGGCGAACGTCGTGCGCGTCTTCACGGCGTACGAATCCGATCAGTTGCCGTTTCAAGGGCTTTGGCAGCGGACTGTCACAGCGATACAAGAAATGGCGGATCGAGCGCAGTCATTCGGCGTGACAATCGCAGTTCAAAATCATCACGATCTGGCCGTCCACACGACCGCACTTTTGGAACTGCTGCAGGATATTGATCGGTCGAATTGCCGCCTGGGATTCGACGCCTGGTCACCAGCCTTACGGGGTGAAGACCTCTACGAAGCCGCCCGGATTGCGGCACCCCACACAGTCATTACGACGAATGCGGACTACGTGCGATTGCCCCGGTTTCGATACTGCCCCGCGCATGTGAATTATCAGCCCGCGGCCCCCGAATACATGCGAGCAGTCCCCTTTGGAGCAGGGTGTATCGACTACGCGCGCTTTTTCCGTGGTTTGCACGACGGTGGTTTCAATGGCGTCGCAAGCTACGAGATGTGCTCGCCGCTTCGCGGGGGCGGCTCTCTCGAAAACCTGGATGAATGTGCCCGTCAGTACCTGCGCTGGATGAATGAACACAAGCTCGACTAG
- a CDS encoding hydroxypyruvate isomerase family protein translates to MSLSRRYLLRSAFAAGAGGSSAGVIQPSTSLNIEPLQLRGRIKHSVVFWCFNVGGDQWDIEKTCEISKRLGCVSVEICGPETWGVLKKHGMTCAIAPNGMPGAPFMKGFNNPRYHDEVIATTSKMIDDCAAANVPNVIAFTGYKWRDAEDPTSGEISLEEGAKNCVDGLKKIAAYAEKKGVTICLEHLNTRDGSHPMKGHPGYQGDDIDYVCDIARKVGSPRVKVLFDIYHVQIMNGDVIRRLEQCKDVIGHIHTAGNPGRAELDDKQEINFPPIMRKILEIGYDGYVGHEFIPTRDPVEGLREAILLCDV, encoded by the coding sequence ATGTCCTTGTCTCGTCGCTATCTGCTTCGTTCTGCGTTCGCCGCCGGTGCGGGCGGCTCGTCGGCCGGTGTCATCCAGCCTTCGACCAGCCTGAACATCGAGCCGCTTCAACTGCGAGGCCGGATCAAGCATTCGGTCGTTTTCTGGTGCTTTAACGTTGGCGGGGATCAATGGGACATCGAAAAAACCTGTGAGATTTCCAAACGTCTGGGGTGCGTCTCAGTCGAGATTTGCGGCCCTGAAACATGGGGCGTCTTGAAAAAACACGGAATGACCTGTGCCATCGCTCCGAATGGGATGCCGGGTGCTCCGTTTATGAAGGGGTTCAACAACCCCCGTTATCATGACGAAGTCATCGCCACAACCAGCAAGATGATCGACGACTGCGCCGCGGCAAATGTGCCGAACGTCATCGCCTTTACCGGCTACAAGTGGCGAGACGCCGAAGATCCGACCAGCGGGGAAATCTCGCTGGAAGAAGGTGCAAAGAACTGTGTCGACGGATTGAAAAAAATCGCCGCCTACGCAGAAAAGAAGGGCGTGACCATCTGCCTCGAACATCTTAACACGCGCGACGGTTCACACCCCATGAAGGGTCATCCCGGCTATCAGGGTGACGATATTGATTACGTCTGCGATATTGCACGCAAAGTTGGTTCGCCGCGTGTCAAAGTTCTGTTTGACATTTATCACGTGCAGATCATGAATGGCGACGTCATTCGCCGACTCGAGCAATGCAAGGATGTGATCGGTCATATCCATACTGCCGGTAACCCGGGCCGTGCCGAACTCGATGACAAACAGGAAATCAACTTTCCCCCTATCATGCGGAAGATCCTGGAGATCGGTTACGACGGCTACGTCGGACACGAATTCATTCCGACCCGTGATCCGGTCGAAGGGCTGCGAGAGGCCATCTTGTTGTGTGACGTCTAA
- a CDS encoding carboxypeptidase-like regulatory domain-containing protein, translating into MFGLHFVKGAAVSLATLGMMIPQGQLLAESSPAKPIAKQSQVNNRIPEIVLSEGGTLTGRVCDHSGKAIEGTKVTLKENNKVVGTTITNKAGVYTFKNLKDGVYYPSSGNTEGVFRVWTEKSAPPSAKHQHALLVMGENGARGQFGGIDPTLVILTAGVIAAAVLSGVAINKIDKLTDKVNDLSVSP; encoded by the coding sequence ATGTTCGGGCTGCATTTTGTGAAGGGCGCTGCGGTCAGCTTGGCCACGCTCGGAATGATGATCCCTCAGGGACAACTGTTGGCCGAATCGTCGCCCGCGAAGCCGATTGCAAAGCAGTCGCAGGTGAATAACCGGATTCCAGAAATCGTGCTGAGTGAAGGTGGCACCCTCACTGGGCGTGTCTGCGATCATTCGGGAAAAGCGATCGAAGGCACGAAGGTGACGCTGAAAGAGAACAACAAGGTTGTCGGTACGACGATCACGAACAAGGCGGGCGTCTATACTTTCAAGAATTTGAAGGATGGGGTCTACTATCCAAGCTCCGGAAACACGGAAGGTGTTTTCCGTGTCTGGACTGAAAAATCGGCTCCGCCGTCGGCCAAGCACCAGCATGCACTGCTGGTCATGGGTGAAAATGGTGCTCGCGGACAGTTCGGTGGAATCGATCCCACGCTCGTCATCCTGACCGCCGGTGTGATTGCCGCGGCCGTGCTAAGCGGTGTCGCGATCAACAAGATCGACAAGCTGACCGACAAGGTCAACGACCTGTCCGTCTCGCCGTAA
- the aspS gene encoding aspartate--tRNA ligase, which produces MLRTHTCGELRTAHVGNSVTLCGWVDTYRDFGGLVFIDLRDRYGITQVVFSPSHAEMHAVARTLRNEDVIQVTGEVVSRPADMQNLKLETGEIDVKGRQLDVLNKSKTPPFFPTQPDLPNEELRLKYRFVDLRRPAVQQALILRHKLSKATRDYFDGLQFLEIETPMLGRSTPEGARDYLVPSRVHEGCFYALPQSPQIYKQILMVAGYDRYFQLAKCFRDEDLRADRQPEFTQIDVEMAFVGQEDILTTIDGLMATLVKTLRGTELQLPLPRLTHRDVMERYGSDKPDLRFGMELTDLGEIAKACDFGVFKSTIENGGRVRGIRVPQAAEKYSRKQIDELTEFVKQYGAKGLAFFRVKDGELDSPIAKFLSAEHQKALIAKLNAVPGDLIFCVADTFKVSCAALSALRLRMGRELNLYDPQELKIAWVIDFPMFQWNDEEKRWDAEHHPFCQPVDEDIPFLESDPGKVRAQSYDLVCNGYEAASGSVRIHDPSVQQKIFNLLGITNEEAEARFGFLLEALRYGAPPHAGVALGLDRWVMLFLASDNIRDVIAFPKTQKAGDMLTGAPATVDLKQLRDLHIKVDVPAPKK; this is translated from the coding sequence GTGCTTCGGACTCATACCTGCGGCGAATTGCGAACGGCTCACGTCGGAAATTCTGTGACCCTGTGCGGGTGGGTCGACACCTACCGTGATTTCGGTGGACTCGTCTTTATCGATCTTCGCGATCGCTATGGAATCACGCAGGTCGTGTTCAGCCCGTCCCATGCCGAAATGCATGCGGTCGCACGCACACTGCGTAACGAAGACGTCATTCAAGTGACGGGTGAAGTTGTCTCACGTCCCGCCGATATGCAGAATTTGAAGCTGGAAACAGGCGAAATCGATGTTAAGGGCCGGCAACTTGATGTCCTGAACAAGAGCAAGACACCCCCGTTTTTCCCCACGCAGCCTGACCTGCCAAACGAAGAGCTGCGTTTGAAATACCGTTTCGTCGATCTGCGTCGTCCCGCCGTGCAACAGGCACTCATTCTGCGACATAAGCTCTCGAAGGCAACGCGCGACTACTTCGATGGATTGCAGTTCCTGGAAATCGAAACCCCCATGCTGGGACGCAGCACGCCCGAAGGTGCACGCGACTATCTCGTTCCCAGCCGCGTCCACGAAGGCTGTTTTTATGCCCTGCCACAGTCCCCACAGATCTACAAGCAGATCCTGATGGTCGCGGGCTACGATCGTTACTTCCAACTCGCAAAGTGTTTCCGTGACGAAGACTTACGTGCGGATCGCCAACCAGAATTCACTCAAATCGATGTCGAAATGGCATTCGTTGGCCAAGAGGATATCCTGACAACGATCGATGGCCTGATGGCAACGCTTGTGAAAACCTTGCGGGGAACTGAGCTGCAACTGCCATTGCCACGCCTGACGCACCGCGATGTCATGGAACGTTACGGCAGCGACAAACCGGATCTACGGTTCGGAATGGAACTGACCGACTTGGGAGAAATCGCGAAAGCCTGCGATTTTGGCGTGTTTAAATCGACGATCGAAAATGGTGGACGCGTACGCGGGATCCGAGTGCCCCAGGCCGCGGAAAAATACAGTCGGAAGCAAATTGACGAGCTGACCGAGTTCGTCAAACAGTACGGCGCCAAGGGTTTGGCTTTTTTCCGCGTGAAAGACGGAGAACTCGATTCTCCCATTGCGAAGTTTTTGAGTGCTGAACACCAGAAAGCCCTGATTGCCAAACTGAACGCAGTACCGGGCGATCTGATCTTTTGCGTTGCCGACACCTTCAAAGTCAGTTGTGCGGCACTCTCGGCGCTGCGATTGCGAATGGGGCGCGAGCTCAATCTCTACGATCCCCAAGAACTGAAAATTGCCTGGGTCATCGATTTCCCCATGTTTCAGTGGAACGACGAGGAAAAACGATGGGATGCGGAACACCATCCGTTCTGTCAGCCCGTAGACGAAGACATTCCATTCCTGGAATCAGACCCAGGCAAAGTGCGTGCACAGTCCTACGATTTGGTTTGTAACGGTTATGAAGCCGCCAGCGGCAGCGTTCGTATTCATGACCCCTCGGTCCAGCAAAAAATCTTCAACTTGCTGGGAATCACGAATGAAGAAGCCGAGGCCCGATTCGGATTCTTGCTGGAAGCACTGCGATACGGTGCCCCGCCGCACGCCGGCGTTGCCCTCGGACTCGATCGCTGGGTCATGCTGTTCCTGGCTTCGGACAACATCCGCGACGTCATCGCTTTCCCAAAAACGCAAAAGGCGGGCGACATGCTGACGGGCGCTCCGGCCACCGTCGACCTGAAGCAGCTGCGAGACTTGCACATCAAGGTGGATGTCCCCGCACCCAAGAAGTAG